In Leptospira perdikensis, the genomic window TACTGGATTTGGTAAAAAGAAACTAGCATTGGGTTCTGTTGGTGGGTGGTGGATATTATCGATATAAAACTGATTTGGCAAAGTATATTCATTCTCTCGAACATCTAAAATATGCGGTAGGTTTTTAGAATTCGGATCAGCTTTCGTAGAAAGTTCTACATTGTATCCTTTGATTTCTAAATATAAGGAGAGGGATTTACATCGTTCCCAGTGGCCTGATCCAAACTGCGAAGGTTCGCCATATACAATCCTTACTTTTTTTGATTCTTTTTGTACTTTCGGAAGTTGAAAAACCACTTGTTCTACAGAAGAATTGATGGAGAAAATTTCCGGATTATCTTTTGCGAGTTGGATCACTTCCTTGGCTCCAAAAAAAGGATCTTTAGATCCTAGTTTTTGCCATAGTTTGCAAACAAGTTCATAGTCTTTTGGTTCATCTACTGTGATACGTAGGGAGCTGTATTTATCATTCGTTAGCTGGTCTAAATGAGGTGGCTGTAGCCTATATTGATCATGGATTTCTGGGTGTTCTTTGATATGAAGAGATACATGTTCCGTGTGTCGTTCGGGGGCTGGGCCTTCGGTTTCATAAAATAGAGATTCTGCTGAAAAACATTCTACACCCATCCCGAGGGGAAGGCCTACAATGGAAAGGCTGTAATGGGTATTGGAGATAGTGGTCAGGGCTTCATACAAATATCGAATTGATTCTAAATCCACAAAGGGGTTATCACCCGTTAAACGAAATATATGTTTTGCGTTAAAATGTAGGCTGGCCTTACGGAAGCGATCTCTCACATCCAGCTCCGAACCAACAAAGGATTGGTAGTTTCTTGTATTTAGAAAATCGATCAGGTTTTTATCATTTTCAGGAATTAAAAATACAATTTGGTCTTTGGGAAAAATGGTAGA contains:
- a CDS encoding cytidylyltransferase domain-containing protein, with product MSGILSTLDCFAFIQARLGSTRLPNKILKSIPENSNTSVLDHIHNRLSTIFPKDQIVFLIPENDKNLIDFLNTRNYQSFVGSELDVRDRFRKASLHFNAKHIFRLTGDNPFVDLESIRYLYEALTTISNTHYSLSIVGLPLGMGVECFSAESLFYETEGPAPERHTEHVSLHIKEHPEIHDQYRLQPPHLDQLTNDKYSSLRITVDEPKDYELVCKLWQKLGSKDPFFGAKEVIQLAKDNPEIFSINSSVEQVVFQLPKVQKESKKVRIVYGEPSQFGSGHWERCKSLSLYLEIKGYNVELSTKADPNSKNLPHILDVRENEYTLPNQFYIDNIHHPPTEPNASFFLPNPVAPKTNLESVSYFSSPLSELDWTEITMKGHLLVYAGHLNQEESKQIDRYLTQFLNQTNSEEQPNIDFVTRIGGTPPIDGNIKYLPRVSYIQFLKEIQSSEFVLTYFGQTMMESMAKGKKVCLVGITPVHESLGKFAELELGIPYLGPLSSLSTNQNFPDVFPHSKIKLVRDAHLKILKWLESIYES